Proteins co-encoded in one Ponticoccus alexandrii genomic window:
- the moaA gene encoding GTP 3',8-cyclase MoaA, with product MTAPLIDPFARPISYLRVSVTDRCDFRCVYCMSENMTFLPKKELLTLEELDRMCSTFVRLGVEKLRITGGEPLVRRDILRFFQSMTRHLDSGALKELTLTTNGSQLERFAAPLWDAGVRRVNISLDTLDEAKFAEITRWGRLPQVLKGIDAAQAAGMRVKLNAVALKGFNEDELLSMTEWCADRGIDLTWIEVMPMGDIGNEDRLDQYWKLTDLRARLAEHYTLTDLPESTGGPARYVRLEETGQKIGFITPLTHNFCESCNRVRLTCTGELFMCLGQEDNADLRAALRNHPGDDAPLEAAIRDAISHKPKGHDFDYSRQSVDGRVSRHMSHTGG from the coding sequence ATGACCGCACCGCTGATCGACCCCTTCGCCCGCCCGATCTCTTACCTTCGGGTCTCCGTCACGGACCGCTGCGACTTCCGCTGCGTCTACTGCATGTCGGAGAACATGACCTTTCTGCCCAAGAAGGAACTGCTGACGCTCGAGGAACTGGACCGCATGTGTTCGACCTTCGTGCGGCTGGGGGTGGAAAAGCTGCGCATCACCGGTGGCGAGCCGCTGGTCCGCCGCGACATCCTGCGGTTCTTCCAGTCGATGACGCGGCACCTGGACTCGGGCGCGCTGAAGGAACTGACGCTGACGACCAACGGCTCGCAGCTGGAACGCTTCGCCGCGCCGCTCTGGGACGCGGGCGTGCGGCGGGTCAATATCTCGCTCGACACGCTGGACGAGGCGAAATTCGCCGAGATCACACGCTGGGGCCGCCTGCCGCAGGTGCTGAAGGGCATCGACGCGGCGCAGGCGGCGGGCATGCGGGTGAAGCTGAACGCCGTGGCGCTGAAAGGCTTCAACGAGGACGAGCTGCTGTCGATGACCGAATGGTGCGCGGACCGCGGAATCGACCTGACGTGGATCGAGGTCATGCCGATGGGCGACATCGGCAACGAGGACCGGCTCGACCAGTACTGGAAGCTGACCGACCTGCGCGCGCGTCTGGCAGAGCACTACACCCTGACCGACCTCCCCGAAAGCACCGGCGGCCCGGCCCGCTATGTCCGGCTGGAGGAGACGGGGCAGAAGATCGGTTTCATCACGCCGCTCACGCATAACTTCTGCGAAAGCTGCAACCGCGTACGCCTGACCTGCACGGGCGAGTTGTTCATGTGCCTCGGGCAAGAGGACAACGCCGACCTGCGCGCGGCGCTGCGCAACCACCCGGGCGACGATGCGCCGCTGGAAGCCGCGATCCGCGACGCGATTTCCCACAAGCCCAAGGGCCACGACTTCGACTACTCCCGGCAGAGCGTGGACGGCCGCGTGTCTCGCCACATGAGCCACACGGGCGGTTGA
- a CDS encoding cryptochrome/photolyase family protein — MSKPAPALYWVRRDLRLSDNAALRAAAEGGRPVIPVFIRDSLTLGLGTAPQWRLGLGLGHFSEALDGKGLRLVLRSGDPVDCLKALVRETGAEAVHWTRAYDPDGVTRDKAVKAALEEQGITAQSHTGHLMFQPWTVETKTGGYYKVYTPFWKAVRGLGVNDPLPVPASLSAPATWPDSEKLDDWRLGAGMRRGAGVVRPYVRLGERAAQSRLGAFMASKVADYGRARDAVAEDGTSCLSENLSLGEITPAQCWHAGRRAMEEGNAGAETFLKELVWREFAYHLMWHSPRLLTGNWREDWDAFPWNEDERLREVKAWKQGRTGVPFVDAAMREMYVTGRMHNRARMIVASYLIKHLMCHWKIGLKWFEDCLIDWDPASNALGWQWSAGSGPDATPYFRVFNPETQAEKFDSDGTYRDSWIAEGRGTPTETALSYFDAIPESWPMSARDAYPDPIVGVKEGREKALAAYQNRDF, encoded by the coding sequence ATGTCCAAACCCGCTCCTGCCCTGTATTGGGTGCGCCGCGATCTGCGGCTGTCCGACAATGCCGCCCTGCGCGCCGCCGCAGAGGGTGGGCGCCCGGTCATCCCGGTTTTCATCCGCGACAGCCTGACCTTGGGTCTGGGCACGGCGCCGCAATGGCGGCTGGGGCTGGGCCTTGGGCATTTCTCGGAGGCGCTGGACGGCAAGGGGCTTCGGCTGGTCCTGCGGTCCGGCGATCCGGTCGATTGCCTGAAGGCGCTGGTTCGGGAAACCGGCGCCGAGGCGGTGCACTGGACCCGCGCCTACGATCCCGACGGCGTGACCCGCGACAAGGCGGTGAAGGCCGCGCTGGAAGAGCAGGGAATCACCGCGCAAAGCCACACCGGCCACCTGATGTTTCAGCCATGGACGGTCGAGACCAAGACCGGCGGCTATTACAAGGTCTATACGCCGTTCTGGAAGGCGGTGCGGGGCCTTGGGGTCAACGACCCTCTGCCCGTGCCCGCCAGCCTGAGTGCCCCGGCGACATGGCCCGACAGCGAAAAGCTGGACGATTGGCGCCTTGGTGCCGGGATGCGGCGCGGTGCCGGGGTCGTCCGGCCCTACGTGCGGCTTGGCGAGCGTGCCGCGCAGAGCCGTCTGGGGGCGTTCATGGCCTCGAAGGTGGCGGACTATGGGCGTGCGCGCGACGCCGTGGCCGAGGACGGCACCTCTTGCCTGTCCGAGAACCTCAGCCTTGGAGAGATCACGCCCGCGCAGTGCTGGCACGCCGGGCGCCGGGCCATGGAAGAGGGCAATGCGGGGGCCGAGACCTTCCTGAAGGAACTGGTCTGGCGCGAGTTCGCCTATCACCTGATGTGGCATTCGCCGCGCCTGCTGACCGGCAACTGGCGCGAGGATTGGGACGCCTTTCCGTGGAACGAGGACGAGCGTCTGCGCGAGGTCAAGGCGTGGAAGCAGGGGCGCACCGGGGTGCCCTTCGTGGATGCAGCCATGCGCGAGATGTACGTGACGGGCCGGATGCACAACCGCGCGCGGATGATCGTGGCAAGCTACCTGATCAAGCACCTGATGTGCCACTGGAAGATCGGCCTCAAGTGGTTCGAGGATTGCCTGATCGACTGGGACCCGGCCTCGAACGCGCTGGGGTGGCAGTGGTCGGCGGGCTCCGGCCCGGATGCGACGCCTTACTTCCGCGTGTTCAACCCCGAGACACAGGCCGAAAAGTTCGACTCTGACGGCACCTACCGCGACAGCTGGATCGCCGAGGGGCGCGGGACGCCGACGGAAACGGCGCTGTCCTACTTCGATGCGATTCCCGAAAGCTGGCCAATGTCCGCGAGGGACGCCTACCCGGACCCCATAGTCGGCGTGAAGGAAGGGCGGGAGAAGGCGCTGGCTGCCTATCAGAACCGTGACTTCTGA
- a CDS encoding SAM-dependent methyltransferase, producing the protein MTALEIPDDAPPPRYFTRVLDMARRMERGRLVFVLPDGSRHVAEGRAPGPDAELALHHRDVFARLIREGDLGFCEAYLDGWWSTPDLMAFLDLVHANEEMFDGYPGGAVVRAFERLRFWLQRNTKRQARRNISAHYDLGNDFYGLWLDETMTYSSALFEQGHEDLAEAQKAKYAALVDSLNLRPGDHVLEIGCGWGGFAEYAAQERGLRVTGLTISAEQHRFATERMARAGLSDRVDLKLQDYRDERGQYDGIASIEMFEAVGEQYWPAYFDTVRGRLKPGGRAGLQVITVQHRRWEVYRRGVDFIQKYIFPGGMLPSPVVLRQAVERAGLRVEGSREFGQSYARTLDLWFDAFNARWDHVALQGFDDRFRRMWNFYLASCAATFRSGNCDVTQITIARPS; encoded by the coding sequence ATGACCGCTCTGGAAATCCCCGATGATGCCCCGCCGCCCCGTTATTTCACGCGTGTTCTCGACATGGCGCGCAGGATGGAACGCGGACGGCTGGTCTTCGTTTTGCCCGATGGCAGCCGCCATGTGGCGGAAGGCCGGGCGCCCGGACCGGACGCAGAGCTTGCCCTGCATCACCGTGACGTCTTTGCCCGGCTGATCCGCGAGGGCGACCTTGGTTTCTGCGAGGCCTATCTGGATGGCTGGTGGTCGACGCCGGATCTGATGGCCTTTCTGGACCTCGTGCACGCCAATGAAGAGATGTTCGACGGCTACCCCGGCGGCGCCGTGGTGCGCGCCTTCGAGCGGCTGCGCTTCTGGTTGCAGCGCAACACCAAGCGGCAGGCGCGGCGCAACATTTCGGCCCATTACGATCTGGGCAACGATTTCTATGGGCTCTGGCTGGACGAGACGATGACCTATTCCTCGGCCCTGTTCGAACAGGGCCACGAGGATCTGGCAGAGGCGCAGAAGGCGAAATACGCGGCGCTTGTCGACAGCCTGAACCTGCGGCCCGGCGATCATGTGCTGGAAATCGGCTGCGGCTGGGGGGGCTTCGCGGAATATGCCGCGCAGGAACGGGGCCTGCGCGTCACCGGCCTGACCATCAGCGCCGAACAGCACCGGTTCGCCACCGAGCGCATGGCCCGCGCGGGCCTGTCGGACCGCGTCGACCTGAAGTTGCAGGACTACCGGGACGAGCGCGGCCAATACGACGGCATCGCCTCGATCGAGATGTTCGAGGCGGTGGGCGAACAATACTGGCCCGCCTATTTCGACACGGTACGGGGACGGCTGAAGCCCGGGGGGCGGGCCGGTCTTCAGGTCATCACCGTCCAGCACCGGCGCTGGGAGGTCTACCGGCGCGGCGTCGATTTCATTCAGAAGTACATCTTTCCCGGCGGCATGTTGCCCAGCCCGGTGGTGTTGCGGCAGGCGGTGGAACGGGCGGGGCTTCGGGTCGAGGGCAGCCGGGAATTCGGGCAAAGCTATGCCCGCACGCTGGACCTGTGGTTCGATGCCTTCAATGCGCGCTGGGATCATGTGGCGTTGCAGGGCTTCGACGACCGCTTCCGACGGATGTGGAACTTCTACCTTGCCTCTTGCGCCGCGACCTTTCGCAGCGGAAACTGCGACGTGACACAGATCACGATTGCGAGACCCAGCTAG
- a CDS encoding TrgA family protein: protein MPTAAKLVAALCLAALGYVVSDLIRPLLPASTDFGLFNYVNALIGLVMGWRVVGRRAGRGMSAAIGNGFTGTVALVFWGLFVQATNEMVRRSFARHFDSMVEAIAAIFEHMAEYGEIMLDAKVVVTLLLGGIATGILAEMAAGRWR from the coding sequence ATGCCCACTGCCGCGAAACTTGTCGCCGCCCTGTGCCTTGCGGCGCTGGGATACGTCGTGTCCGACCTGATCCGTCCGCTTCTGCCCGCCAGTACCGATTTCGGCCTGTTCAACTACGTGAACGCGCTGATCGGGCTGGTCATGGGCTGGCGGGTGGTGGGCCGCCGGGCCGGGCGCGGCATGTCGGCGGCCATCGGCAACGGCTTCACCGGGACCGTCGCGCTGGTGTTCTGGGGGCTCTTCGTGCAGGCCACGAACGAGATGGTGCGGCGCAGCTTCGCACGGCATTTCGACAGCATGGTGGAAGCCATCGCCGCGATCTTCGAGCATATGGCCGAATACGGCGAGATTATGCTGGACGCCAAGGTCGTCGTGACCCTGCTGCTGGGTGGCATTGCCACCGGAATCCTTGCCGAGATGGCGGCAGGCCGCTGGAGGTAA
- a CDS encoding gamma-glutamylcyclotransferase, which translates to MTTFFFYGTLRHLPLLEVVLGRRPETREAVLKGHAVKAVPGETYPTITAVPGAEAPGLLVSGLVPEDIARLDYYEGGHGYEARQVVVGGPWGAAAAQVYFPVYFPYVAGAPDAAPWSLAEWVAELGAVAVQAAHEVMARRGRYTAEAAGHMRPFFAARAWGRQHFGPDPIPQTLRSPRSLAEVDWQPIPGAYEGFFRLQPFRLSYDRFDGGRTGPLERECFIAWDVALVLPYDPVADTVLIIEQLRYGPIHRGDPSPWVLEPVAGVIDAGETPEEAALRETREEARIDVRRLIPAPKGYASPGYSTEYYHGFLALADLGAERSGMGGLAEENEDIRTHVVAFDRAMALVRSGEINALPLVMLLSWLAVEREGLRRNP; encoded by the coding sequence GTGACCACGTTTTTCTTTTACGGCACGCTGCGGCACCTGCCGCTGCTGGAGGTGGTGCTGGGCCGACGCCCCGAGACCCGCGAGGCGGTGCTGAAGGGCCATGCGGTGAAGGCCGTGCCGGGCGAGACCTACCCGACGATCACGGCGGTGCCGGGGGCCGAGGCGCCGGGGCTGCTGGTCTCCGGGCTTGTGCCGGAGGATATCGCGCGGCTGGACTATTACGAAGGCGGCCATGGCTACGAGGCCCGGCAGGTGGTGGTCGGCGGCCCCTGGGGGGCGGCGGCGGCGCAGGTCTACTTCCCCGTCTACTTCCCCTATGTCGCCGGGGCGCCCGATGCCGCGCCCTGGTCGCTGGCAGAATGGGTGGCAGAACTCGGCGCGGTTGCGGTGCAGGCGGCGCACGAGGTCATGGCCCGGCGCGGGCGTTATACGGCAGAGGCTGCCGGCCACATGCGCCCCTTTTTTGCTGCCCGCGCATGGGGCCGGCAGCACTTTGGCCCCGATCCGATCCCGCAGACCCTGCGCAGCCCGCGCAGCCTGGCAGAGGTCGACTGGCAGCCCATACCCGGCGCCTACGAGGGGTTCTTCCGGCTTCAGCCGTTCCGGCTGAGCTATGACCGCTTCGACGGCGGACGTACCGGGCCGCTGGAGCGCGAATGCTTCATCGCCTGGGATGTCGCGCTGGTGCTGCCCTACGACCCCGTGGCCGACACCGTGCTCATCATCGAGCAGCTGCGCTACGGTCCGATCCATCGCGGCGATCCCTCGCCCTGGGTGCTGGAGCCGGTGGCCGGGGTGATCGACGCCGGGGAGACGCCCGAAGAGGCCGCCCTGCGCGAAACCCGCGAAGAGGCGCGGATCGATGTGCGGCGCCTGATTCCGGCCCCGAAGGGCTATGCCTCGCCGGGGTACTCGACCGAATATTACCACGGTTTCCTCGCGCTGGCCGATCTTGGCGCCGAGCGGAGCGGGATGGGGGGGCTTGCGGAGGAGAACGAGGATATTCGCACCCACGTCGTGGCCTTCGACCGCGCGATGGCGCTGGTCCGTTCGGGCGAGATCAACGCCCTGCCGCTGGTGATGCTGCTCAGCTGGCTGGCGGTCGAGCGCGAGGGGCTGCGGCGCAACCCCTGA
- a CDS encoding cysteine synthase A, giving the protein MRIAHDLADAIGQTPLIRLRKASEMTGCEIYGKAEFMNPGQSVKDRAALYIIKDAVEKGLLEPGGTIVEGTAGNTGIGLALVGASMGFKTVIVIPETQSQEKKDMIRLAGAELVQVPAAPYRNPNNYVRYSGRLAEEMAKTAPHGAIWANQFDNVANRLAHVETTGPEIWEQTGGKVDGFICAVGSGGTLAGVAGALQPKGVKIGLADPDGATLFNYYTTGEHAAEGSSITEGIGQGRITANLEGFTPDMAYNIPDDEALPVVFDLLAEEGLCLGGSSGINVAGAIRMAREMGPGHRIVTILCDYGTRYQSKLFNPEFLREKGLPTPSWLTRAPASIPGVFEDV; this is encoded by the coding sequence ATGCGTATCGCCCATGATCTCGCCGATGCCATAGGACAGACGCCGCTTATCCGCCTGCGCAAGGCCTCGGAGATGACCGGCTGCGAGATTTACGGCAAGGCCGAGTTCATGAACCCGGGCCAGTCCGTCAAGGACCGCGCGGCGCTTTACATCATCAAGGACGCGGTCGAGAAGGGCCTGCTGGAGCCCGGCGGCACCATCGTCGAGGGCACTGCGGGCAATACCGGTATCGGTCTGGCGCTTGTGGGCGCCTCGATGGGGTTCAAGACGGTCATCGTCATCCCCGAGACCCAGAGCCAGGAAAAGAAGGACATGATCCGTCTGGCCGGGGCCGAACTGGTGCAGGTGCCCGCCGCACCCTATCGCAACCCCAACAACTACGTGCGCTACTCGGGCCGTCTGGCCGAAGAAATGGCAAAGACGGCGCCGCACGGGGCGATCTGGGCCAACCAGTTCGACAATGTCGCCAACCGGCTGGCACATGTGGAAACCACCGGCCCCGAGATCTGGGAGCAGACCGGCGGCAAGGTCGACGGTTTCATCTGCGCGGTGGGCTCGGGTGGCACGCTGGCGGGCGTCGCCGGGGCGCTGCAACCCAAGGGCGTGAAGATCGGCCTTGCCGATCCCGACGGGGCGACGCTGTTCAACTATTACACCACCGGAGAGCACGCCGCCGAGGGCAGCTCGATCACCGAGGGAATCGGGCAGGGGCGCATCACCGCGAACCTTGAAGGCTTCACCCCGGACATGGCCTATAACATCCCCGACGACGAGGCGCTGCCGGTGGTCTTCGACCTGCTGGCGGAGGAAGGGCTTTGCCTTGGCGGCTCGTCCGGGATCAACGTCGCGGGTGCGATCCGCATGGCCCGCGAGATGGGGCCGGGGCACCGGATCGTCACCATCCTGTGCGACTACGGCACGCGCTATCAGTCCAAGCTTTTCAACCCAGAGTTCCTGCGGGAGAAGGGGCTGCCGACGCCGTCCTGGCTGACGCGCGCGCCGGCCAGTATTCCGGGCGTCTTCGAGGACGTCTGA
- a CDS encoding DUF3772 domain-containing protein: MRWLHRIVAAGLALILCAGLALAQEVEAPDYNAWDSRAASGERILQEPQASDATLEALRLQLAEWRERFLTGQDINATRIEALESQIAALGEPPAEGESEPEDIAERRAALNAQMSELRAPVLRAEEAYTRANAMIAEIDRIIRERQADALLSVGPSPLNPVYWPGALDALTTSILLSWQELVENARDAGHRAEAWRSLPTILIVGGIGLMLILRGHRWARAGVTRLIGHSRRGTGVIRFVISLGQIMLPLFGIILLVTAATITEFAGQRWTVILEHLPSWAATLLLIRWLADQAFHDSDEMAVLPLALEDRRRARRVVNILSVSYVLRDMLRVFVELDNYSPETEAALQFPLLLISGYFLFRLGRTRNEAHMAGSRAAREASDAGLFRLRLARFMGRAAMVLGALGPVLAALGYLKVGEALIYPAIATLGLIGLVMVLQQFINNLYELVTGTHPDEDNSLWPVLAGFALAIGSIPFLALIWGARRADLTEVWARFQEGFTFGETRISPSDFLLVIIVFVIGYMVTRLFQGALRTAVLPRTKLDQGGQNAVVSGIGYVGIFTAAILAITAGGLDLSSLAIVAGALSVGIGFGLQNIVSNFVSGIILLIERPIGEGDWIEVNGTHGIVKDISVRSTRLETFDRYDLIIPNADFVSGTVANYTRGNSLGRLILSVGVAYGTDTRKVEKILLDIARRHDMVLMNPAPMVVFKGFGADALDFEVRVILRDVGQGLVVRTEMNHDIAERFVAEGIEIPFAQRDIWLRNPEALGSGRPGAPPAAPQSTTGPAEPETVVAPQRQERAEPGSYGSEADIDGGDGR; this comes from the coding sequence ATGCGCTGGCTTCACCGGATCGTCGCCGCCGGCCTTGCGTTGATCCTCTGCGCCGGGCTTGCGCTGGCGCAGGAGGTGGAGGCGCCCGACTACAATGCCTGGGACAGCCGTGCCGCCAGCGGAGAGCGGATCCTGCAGGAGCCGCAGGCCAGCGATGCGACGCTGGAGGCCCTGCGCCTGCAACTGGCCGAATGGCGTGAGCGCTTTCTGACCGGGCAGGATATCAACGCGACCCGGATCGAGGCGCTGGAATCGCAGATCGCGGCACTGGGGGAGCCGCCTGCCGAGGGCGAAAGCGAGCCCGAGGACATCGCCGAGCGCCGCGCGGCGCTGAACGCGCAGATGTCCGAGCTGCGCGCCCCGGTGTTGCGCGCGGAAGAGGCCTATACCCGCGCCAACGCCATGATCGCCGAGATCGACCGCATTATCCGCGAACGGCAGGCGGATGCACTGCTGTCGGTCGGACCCTCGCCACTGAACCCGGTGTACTGGCCCGGCGCGCTTGATGCCCTGACGACCTCGATCCTGCTGTCCTGGCAGGAACTGGTGGAGAACGCCCGGGATGCGGGCCACCGTGCCGAGGCGTGGCGGAGCCTGCCCACCATCCTGATCGTCGGTGGCATCGGGCTGATGCTGATCCTGCGGGGGCATAGGTGGGCACGCGCGGGCGTCACGCGGCTGATCGGCCACAGCCGGCGTGGCACCGGGGTGATCCGCTTCGTGATCTCCCTGGGCCAGATCATGCTGCCGCTGTTCGGGATCATCTTGCTGGTCACTGCCGCGACCATCACGGAATTCGCCGGTCAGCGCTGGACCGTGATTCTCGAACACTTGCCCAGCTGGGCCGCGACGCTTCTGCTGATCCGCTGGCTGGCGGACCAGGCTTTTCACGACAGTGACGAGATGGCTGTTCTGCCGCTGGCACTGGAAGACCGCCGGCGGGCGCGGCGCGTGGTCAATATCCTGTCGGTCAGCTACGTGCTGCGCGACATGCTGCGGGTGTTCGTCGAACTCGACAACTACTCCCCCGAAACCGAGGCGGCTTTGCAGTTTCCGCTGCTGCTGATCTCGGGCTATTTCCTCTTCCGTCTTGGCCGCACCCGAAACGAGGCGCATATGGCCGGCAGCCGCGCCGCGCGCGAGGCGTCCGATGCAGGTCTTTTCCGGTTGCGGCTGGCCCGTTTCATGGGCCGTGCGGCCATGGTGCTGGGCGCGCTGGGGCCGGTGCTCGCGGCGCTGGGATACCTGAAGGTCGGCGAGGCGCTGATTTATCCGGCCATCGCAACGCTGGGGCTGATCGGCCTGGTGATGGTGCTGCAGCAGTTCATCAACAACCTCTACGAGCTGGTCACGGGCACCCATCCGGACGAGGACAACAGCCTCTGGCCGGTGCTGGCGGGTTTTGCGCTGGCGATTGGCTCGATCCCCTTCCTCGCGCTGATCTGGGGCGCGCGCCGCGCCGATCTGACAGAGGTCTGGGCGCGCTTCCAGGAGGGGTTCACCTTCGGCGAGACGCGGATTTCCCCGTCTGACTTCCTGCTGGTGATCATCGTCTTCGTGATCGGCTACATGGTGACGCGGCTGTTTCAGGGCGCGCTGCGGACGGCGGTTCTGCCGCGCACCAAGCTGGATCAGGGCGGTCAGAACGCCGTGGTCTCGGGGATCGGCTACGTCGGTATCTTCACCGCCGCGATCCTCGCGATCACTGCCGGCGGGCTGGACCTGTCGTCGCTGGCCATCGTCGCGGGCGCGCTGTCGGTGGGGATCGGTTTCGGGCTGCAGAACATCGTCTCGAACTTCGTCTCTGGGATCATCCTGCTGATCGAGCGGCCCATCGGCGAGGGCGACTGGATCGAGGTCAACGGCACCCACGGCATCGTCAAGGACATTTCTGTCCGCTCGACCCGGCTGGAGACCTTCGACCGCTACGACCTGATCATTCCCAATGCCGATTTCGTCTCGGGCACCGTGGCCAACTATACCCGCGGCAACTCGCTGGGGCGGCTGATCCTGTCGGTCGGAGTGGCCTATGGCACCGACACGCGCAAAGTCGAGAAGATCCTGCTGGATATCGCGCGGCGCCACGACATGGTGCTGATGAACCCGGCGCCGATGGTGGTGTTCAAGGGGTTCGGCGCCGATGCGCTGGACTTCGAGGTCCGGGTGATCCTGCGCGACGTCGGGCAGGGGCTTGTGGTGCGCACCGAGATGAACCACGACATCGCCGAACGCTTCGTCGCCGAGGGGATCGAGATCCCCTTCGCACAGCGCGACATCTGGCTGCGCAACCCCGAGGCGCTTGGCAGCGGGCGGCCCGGCGCGCCGCCGGCGGCACCGCAATCGACAACCGGACCGGCAGAGCCGGAAACCGTGGTTGCGCCGCAGCGACAGGAGCGGGCCGAGCCCGGTTCCTACGGGTCCGAGGCGGACATCGACGGGGGGGACGGCCGATGA